The sequence TCCTCTCCACAGGCCTAAACATATAGAACATGACCATGTAAAACACCAGACTTGCACTCTCCTCAGCCGCATTGCTCACCCACTGGTACTTATAAGCTGCAATGGTCTTAAGCGCGAAAACGACGATTCTTGTGAAATACAAGTACCCAATAACGACTATGTAAAATTGCCTGAAAAGGGTCAACTTGGCCAAGTTTCTTGCAGCTTTTCCGTCAGTTTTCGACGTCTCTCTGAGAGACCTAATGGACCAAACGATGGGGAATATGATAGCACAGCAGCAAATGATATCAACCAACAAAAACACCTGGTTCCAGGTGACCCAGTCCTTGATAAACGGCCCAGTTTCCCCAATCACAACGGACGCCACGTTGGCCAAGACCTGCAGAGGGATAACAATCATCAAcaccttcttctccttctcctgcAAGAAGGGCTTCAAAAACGACCACCCGGTCCCGATCAAAACGATCACCGTAAACAACAAAACGACACGGAGGAACTGGAAGATGTAGAACAACACATCCCATCCGTGGGCGGTACCGGTGACCTTGACATAGTGCTTGTCCTCCGCCGCGGAAATCAGATTCAACGCCTTCATCAGAAGCAGCCCACCCATCAAAAGATGGATCCGGTGCACGGATCTCTTGTTGGTGTAACAGAGGTAGACCCAGAAGCCCACAAACACCAAATAGGCCaaaaagaagacgaagaaCAGAGAAGGAAGATGGGTCAACCCGGCCGACAAATAGTCACGCGCACCATCTGGGTCGAGATTGTAGACCTCCGTCCGTACAAGCATGGAGACGGTGGTCTCCGGAGCGCAATTGGCGAAGAAGAGGCTGTACTCGTTCGGAGCAGAGACCGGGTACGAGTGGTTAAACGAGGAGAGGGGCGGCGGCGAGAGCTCTTTGAAATTGAAGAGATGGGTTATGTAGCGCGAATCCAAAACGCAGAGCTGAGGGTTCTGCTGGATCTCGACGAGGACTTGCAGGAGGGACTCTTcggagaggaggaagaagccTAGGCGCGACGGGTTGATGTCGCTCAGCTTGGAGGTGACGGACACGTGCGAGACCCGGATGGTCACGTGACCGCTGTGGGTGAACCCGAACTTCTCGAAGAGGATCATGGGGCGGTTGTCGGAGGAGATCGTGAGGCTCTTGATCTCCGCGGCGGTCGGGGACACCAGCGCCGCCACCAGGGCGGCGATGACGAGAGGGACGAGGGGCAATTTCGTCATTTTGCTCTCGGCGAGGAGTCCAGGCCTTGGAGGAGAAGATGGAGGGGAGatcgtgagagagagaattgggGAGTTTTGGGGACGAAGGAAGCGAGGAGGGGTTGGCGTGGattataagaatttttttcGGTTTGACGATAATGACCCCTTTCACTATGAACCAAAATGAGGCCCAATTGTTTATGGGCTTGGTGCGCCTGCAGGCCCATTTTCTAGACACTGTCTCGTGGGCTCGTGGAAAATATTAAATCTACGCATGTGCAACACGTGGACGTATATTCGGATGTCACAAGTCATATCTCATAACTCACAAGtcatggttttttttgggtctcacAAATACCCCTTGTTCCACCATCAAACCCCCACATTGCCATCGTGGACTTgcaatttattattttctccaattaattaatttactatCATGTCTAGTTGCACAAGTGGACATGATTGATTATTAATGACACCGTTTTTGTTAATGATAATGGATGTGATTactgtaattttatttttcctgtCCTCACTCATTcaatacaattaaattaagaaGGGTTATCGAATAGTGTAGtgtgattagttttttttttttttttcctttgatcAAGTGTTCATGAGAATTTAATAGCCCAAGAAAAAGTTCAAATTAGCAAAATTGCTAGTAATGTTTCTAATAATAGATTAACCTCACATTAGCTATGAACTATAAACAATCATTTTttcagaacaaaaaaaatatatatataaacaattgTTTCGGGTGGTGACACATAACATGTGTGATTTGATTGATAAATTAAAGCTCCATATGTATAAAGAGATTTCAAATctgtcaaatatttttttaggaaTTAAATCTATGAATTTAGATTATATTATCAGGAaaaatggacaaaaaaaatgaaagaaaacaaataaatttcaaatgttTCCTTGCATATAGTTATTTCAAATTCATTTCAAATCTACAACACCTTGCGTATAGTAATTTCAAATCTACAATATCTagttaatttaaattcattcAATCTAATataattcttattttttaagaaaaatttagCATCGGGATCTAATCCAgataatttctttaaaaaattctatCCAAATGGAGTCAAGGATGTTAACAGGAGGAGTAATGCCGGTTGCAGtttcctttttaattattcttCTATTATCAGAAATTTGAAGACCATGGTTACTCAATTggatttctccatttcccaaaaatttgtgtgaaaaaaggaaagggcATTATGGACAATTTTGTTCTGACCgtattaaatatttgttaACTTCGAGACAAAGACTTATAGCACTCGAGGTGCAGGTGGCTGCCGAGGTGGTGGTCCGACTCCACCTCGTTCAAACCTGGCGACATGCATCTGAGTAACAGTGAAGAAAAGACCAAACTACCCTTTCTCCAAACACCGCTAATTTACACGTCACCGTCCAAATTCTCCACGTAATTTCGTCGAACCACAGGACCAGTTACTTATGTTCCTTCCAGGGGTACCTATTTAATGCTTAGCCATGGGGGTTTCTGTCtctggttttttcttttttcctgttaTCCAAACAAACCTCCAAGGGAAATCCAAACTTCGAAACCTCCAGTATTTCAACGACGGAGGTTGGATTTCCAATTCGCCATCCCAAAGGcccaaatcaaattcaaaatcaaaattcaagaaGAAAGAGCCCCGCAGAGAGAGTCGTTTGAGTCTTTGAGCTGTCTCTGATTGCTCATTTCCAATTCAAACCCGTAAGTTTAATCACAATGCTCTTCGTTTTTGCTAATTTTATGtgttttatgatttttcaatGCATTTTCGTTCTAAATTTTCAGTCTTGattattaatgttttttttttttttttttcaatttataaaGATGTATTGGAGAATTGTCGTTAGTGTTTGTTTGATTCCCGAGAAATcgaaggaaaataaatttgagCTTTTTCAGCATCTCAGAGCTCAACTTGCTTGGATTGTATCGAAAGGTTCCAAATTGactaatgaaaaaaataaaattattatttttctttcttcattaCCTGGCAACCAAACAGAGTGTTAGGGTTTCCAATCATTTTTAGATGACAAATGGTTGCTCTATTTGTGTATATTGTTCAAATTGTTAGATTGTGTTGTGTGATTATCATTCCATTATGTTTTATGATGCAGATACCAAAGAAGGATCAGAATCATAATCAAGAGAAGAGAATTTTGGATGAATGCGTGaagacaatttttttgttgacaatTAAAGGTTTGAGTTTAGATGCTAATTGGGGTTTCACAAAATTTTGAGTGGTTGTTAGTGGCTTGACCAGATGAATGTGGTTGTCAAAGTTGGGAGCTTGATATCCCAAGGTGTTTACTCTGTTGCCACTCCTTTTCATCCCTTTGGTGGGGCTGTTGATGTCATTGTTGTTCAGCAGCAGG comes from Prunus dulcis chromosome 6, ALMONDv2, whole genome shotgun sequence and encodes:
- the LOC117631196 gene encoding protein CANDIDATE G-PROTEIN COUPLED RECEPTOR 7-like; translation: MTKLPLVPLVIAALVAALVSPTAAEIKSLTISSDNRPMILFEKFGFTHSGHVTIRVSHVSVTSKLSDINPSRLGFFLLSEESLLQVLVEIQQNPQLCVLDSRYITHLFNFKELSPPPLSSFNHSYPVSAPNEYSLFFANCAPETTVSMLVRTEVYNLDPDGARDYLSAGLTHLPSLFFVFFLAYLVFVGFWVYLCYTNKRSVHRIHLLMGGLLLMKALNLISAAEDKHYVKVTGTAHGWDVLFYIFQFLRVVLLFTVIVLIGTGWSFLKPFLQEKEKKVLMIVIPLQVLANVASVVIGETGPFIKDWVTWNQVFLLVDIICCCAIIFPIVWSIRSLRETSKTDGKAARNLAKLTLFRQFYIVVIGYLYFTRIVVFALKTIAAYKYQWVSNAAEESASLVFYMVMFYMFRPVERNEYFILDEEEEEAAEMALRDEEFEL